Within Sorangiineae bacterium MSr11367, the genomic segment GCTTTCCGGGCGGCGTATTTCGCCGCCCATTCGGAGACGCTCTCGCGTACGTAGGGGGTGCCGCTTTTGGCATGGACCGCGCTGTAGATGCAGTCCTCGAGATGCGTGCTCGCGAGAAGTGCCGGATCGTGCGCGCCGGCGGCTCGGATCTTGTCGTCGAGGATGTGCCGGATTTCGGCTTCGTCGGCCGGGGCAGGCGCGGCGTCGCCCTCTTCGAGGCGCTGGAAGACTTTGTCGGCGATGAGCCATCCATCGGGGCTTTCGACGACCAAGAGGTAATCGTGAAACCGATACGTGTCGAATCGCGAGTTCGCTTCGACGAGGGCCATGGGGCCTTCGCGGTCGATGATGCGAAGGGTGCGTTCGAGGGCGGGGCGGCAGGGACTCGCGGTATCGAGAACGCGCCACCACGGCAGCTGCGCGCGCGAATGCAGGGCACCGGCTTTGTCGAGCCACAGCATGTGCGCGGCGGGGTGAAACGCGGAGCGAAGGATTTGACTCGAGCATTGGTCGCTGGCCTTGAAATAGGCTTGAACGGCCTGTTCGGGTGCGGTGTGGGCAGAGGCATTGGACGGAGGCATGGGACCCTTTGCGATGGCGGGCGAGCAGCCTGCCAGGAGGAGCGTCAGGCAACGCAGATGATGCAGATAGCGCACATTGGGACGATGTCCGGGGAATGGCTGCGGAGCCAATCGATACTCTGCATAGTGTCTATAGAATTCGTCGATGGGGCACCGCGACGCTTGCGGGTGATGTCGAAGAGCGCGGGACGGCGTCCGCTTGCCGAGGCCTCGTCGGGTGACTACGTTCTGCGCGATGTTTTCCCGGGGCCATGCATGGCGCGACCGTTCGTTGGTTCGCGCGTTGCGATGGCTTGCCATGGTCGTGGTGCTCACGTTGGCGGCGACGCCGGCGCCCGCGGCATCGCTGCGCTCGGCCGATGGTATCGTGCTCGTGGCGAGTGCGGTTGCGGCGGAGGTTGCGCCGATTCGCTCCGCGCGGAGCGTCCGCGGTGTTCGTTGGCCGGCGCGGCCCCCGGTTTCGAGGCGGCCGATAGGCTTTCGGCGGCCGAACGATGGCTGGCCCGCGGTCGTTCGCGGACGGATCTATTTGCTCGACTGCGCCTTTCTTCGCTGAGCGAGCGCGCGTTCTTCCCCGAACCGTGCTGGCTGACTCATGGCGAAGAGGAGTCTCTCATGTCGAACTGCGCGAACGGCGCGCCCGTGCTTCGTACGGCGCGCCGCTGGTCACGTCGGATGCTGTCCATCGCATGGCGCATCGTGCGCATCGTTCTCATTGGATTTGCAGCGATGGGGCCCAATGCGCCGCCGCCGCCGCCTCGTCCACCGCCACCGATCGAGATTCGCGTGGACGAAGGCGAGTCGTTGGAGCGGGAACAAGGCTAGGTTTCCGTTAGTGCGTGCCGACGGTGCCGAACGTTGCGGGCGGGTTGGACGTCAACGACGGTGCAGGTATGCCCGCGGGAACCTTGACGATGACGTTTCCCGCGCCGCCCCCGTCGCCGCCGCATCCGGCTTGCGATGCGCACGCCCCGGGTTGCCCCGGTGCTCCGCCTGCTCCGCCCGGATAGGACTCCGCCCACGGTGGCGTCCCCTGGTATCCATCGCCGCCTGAACCTCCCCATCCGCCGAGTGCCGTTGTCCGGGCGTCTTGGCCGGTTGCTATCGTCTTGGCTTCGAGCAGGATGGCGCCACCCGCACCGCCACCCGCACCATCCCCCGCAGAGCCGAAGGCCAAGTTGCCATTCGCCCCAAACTCGCCGCTTTCGCCGCTCACATCGATGGTGCCGTTGAAGTGGAGGTCCCCGCACGAGGTGAGCTGAAGTGCCATACCGCCGCGTCCGCCTGCGGCGGATTGAGGAGGCGTCCCTCCTGGGCATCCGCGCGAACCGTACGTACCTAACAGCAGCGGCGTTCCGGTGGTGCCCGTGGCGTTGGTCCCTCCGCGCCCACCGGCAAAGGTGCACGCGCTGTCGCCCGGAATGGGGCCTGACTCGATGGTGCCATCCACCGTCAATGAGCCCGTCGCCACGATGGCGACCGGCGACTGAAACTGGCGGACCGTGAGTCGGCCCAAAATGGACACGTTTGCAAACTTGTAGACGCATATATCTGGCAGGCCCTCGCCTTGCGAAACGCGGGCAGGACAATCCGTGGTGGCATCGAGGGTCTCCCACGAGCCAGCGGGTACGATGAGGTCGCGCTCTCCGGCCGTGTCGCACGTATCGGCTGCGAGATTCGTCGGGGTGAGTCGTGTACCCGCGTTGCATGCACCGCCGTTCAACCGGTCCCGTCTCGCGGCCATTGTGGGGGGTGACGCCGCTCGCTGTTTCGCGCCCTGCTCGGAGGCCGCCGCAGGATCGACGTTGCTCTCCGACGCGCAAGCCACCATCGTGATGCAGAATGCCAGGCAAGTAACGCTACGCAATTTCATGAGAAGGGAACCTCCGTCTCGAATTGGTGCCTCACGCAAGGATCCGTCACTCGAGAAACCATGGCGCGATATGCCGACTGGGCGGCGTGCCAGTCTTGATGCGCGATTGTGGGCAGCCGCCGGCGCAGACGGTCGTCCCTTGGGGGCACGCGGCGGCGTGGAGCGAAGCCGTTCCCCCCTTGGAGATTTGCCGTTAGCGGAATCCCAACGACGGCAGGGGGAGGGGACAAACGGGTGCGCAAACGAGCGCTCCGCGCGTTCGCACACATGCTGCTGCTGGCGATTCTTATTTGCCAGATGAAAAGGAGGCATAAGGTCCGGTGGATGCGATCAAATTTTGCAAAGGCAGCTACCCCAACGAGGATGTCCGCCACCGGTCGGCGCCCACTGCGCGTCCCGTCACACGTCGCGTGTTGTTCCCGCTTATTCGGGGCTCCCTCAGGAGCCGGTTTCCGACGTTCACGGGCACGCGGCGAGCTGTCGACTCCCGATCGTACCAAATGTCGACCCATCGTCTGCGGCCTCGACTGCGCGGTGTCCGGAGCATCGCGCGGTAAGAGGCCTACCCCAATGCATTGCCAGATTGGGGCCATCGTCGCTGCACCCCCGCGCAAGCGGAAAACGAGCAGGTCACGAATCGCGTGAACCTGTCCGGGTCACATTCGTTCTGTCCCAGGACAGGCACCCATTCCGTCCCGTGACGTTCGTCCGGTGGGGAATCGGCTCGTTGGCGCCCGCATGTCTGCCGACCAGAAGGCGCGTCCCGCTTCCATGACACAAGGCGTTGGAAGCTCATTTCGTTGGACACAACGAAATCAAAATCTGCGACATCGTAAGAAGACGCGCGTCCATGATTCAGGAGCATGCGCGACGCGAGGAATCCGGCGCGTGAACAGGCGCTTCACCCGTGCGCTACCGGGGAATGGTGATCCTCCGTATCGTGTTGTCGCCACGAATGGCAACTCCACCTGAAATCGCTTGCGCGAGTACCGCGCGCGCGGATGACGAGCTGCGCGGCACGGCTCGCCTCGATAGCGCCAGAATTGCCAATTTTTGCGCCAACCGGGCCAGCCTGCGCATGCTTGTTCTACATCGACGCGCCAAAACTGCCCTCCCTGGACGTCCAAACGTCCCCCGGTATCCAATCGCCTCGCCCTTGCGATCGTCCTTGCCGAGGCGACGGCGAGTCATACTGTGCACCTCGATCAAAAAAAGAAACATCGGGCGTGCCTTCGCGTTGCGATCCGGAAGCCCCCGGAAGCTCGGAACCCCTGCCTCGAGGAGCGCGTCCGCCGCCCCACGCGCCTCCCGCTGACCGCGGCGAGCGCTTCGATATTTGAATCATGTTGAACCAAGGAACCAACTTGCGAAGCTCGATGATGAATCCCTGGCGCGCGACCGCACTCTCCATCGCATTGGCCTGTGCCACGGCTGCGATCGCATGCAACGACCCACTCCACCCCAAGGGCCCTGGCGGAGGCGGCGGCGGTTCCGGCGGTGGCTCGGGTGGCGGTTCGGACAACGGCGACAGCGGCGCGCGCGACGCGGGCGATGCTGCACCGACCCAATCGTGCAACAGCTGCGCACTGCAGGCCTGCAGCGTGTACAACAACATCTGCCGCGCCAATTCAGATTGCGTGGCCATCGTCACGAGTTGTGGCGACAGCGTATGCCGGTATTTCGATTTGCCATGTCTGGATGCCTGCGCGCAGCAGTATCCCGCAGGGTACAACGCGTACGCCAACTGGGCTTATTGTCGAGTGAACGCCGCTTGTACGAGCTGCTCTTCATCCTGCGTCGTACCACCCCAAGTTTGTGGGCAACGCACATCGCAGCTGGATGACCCCGCCCCCGACTCGGATGCCGGCGTCGAGGCCGACAGCGAGCCCTCTTCCGAAGAATCCGACGCGTCGGTGGATTGACCGGGCCGAGCGCCGAGCGTCACGGTTCCACGTGAGGGACGATTCGCTGCGCCGGCGGATTGGCCGAAGGGGCATGCGCCGGCTCCGGCACTTCGAGCGGCGCTCCAGGTTCGTGGGTCAATAGCTTTTTGGGCTCGAGAAGCGCGTCGCGCTTCTTTTGCTCGGCGACTTGAAGGTGACTCTGACGAATGAACTCGACCAGGCCATTCGTCCGCGAATAATCCTTTGGCGCCTGATAGTCGGACTTTTCGTCGAAGATGAAGTGATGGTCCAAGAATTGTTGTCGCTCCTGGAGCTTCCGTTCGTAAATCGCGCGCAAATCGTCCTGGTCCCGAATGATGTAGGGCGTGAGAACGAGGATCAAGTTGGTCTTCTTGACTACGTCGACCGTTTTGCGAAATAGCGCCCCCACCAAAGGAATGTCCCCCAGCAGCGGGATCTTGTCCTCCTTTAGTGTCTTTTCGGTGCGCATCAGGCCGCCAATCACCACCGTCTGCTGATCGCGCACCACGACGGTCGTCTCCGCGTTGCGTTTGGTGATGGGGATGACGCCAAGGCCCCCCATCTGATCGCCTCCGGCGCTGATCTCTTCTACGATCTCGAGGCGAACCTGGTTCGAGTCGTTCACGTGCGGTGTAATACTGAGTTTGGTACCCACCTCGGAGCGCGCACCGCCGCCGCCGCCGAGAGCGCCCAAACCTCCCAGGCTTCCAAGCGCCGCGGCCTGTGGCGAGCCCGGAATGGCCCCGGGGAGCGCGCCAAGCCCCGAGAACCCTGGGTTGACTTGCAGAGGGATGTTCGCCCCAATGTTGATGAGTGCCTTTTGATTGTCCGTGGCCAAAATGTGAGGTGTCGACAGAACGTCCGAGTTTTCGTTGTGGGCGAGCGCCTGTATGGTCATACCGAACGAGGGAATCGATACGCCCGCGCCGAAAAGGCTCTCCGAGCCGGGAATCGTGGGACCCCGGAGGCCCAGCGCCAGCCCCTGGAGCTCCTCCGGCGAGGGGGTGACCGATTTGCCCGGATTGAGCCCGCCAAAAAGCAAGCCACCCGCACCCCCGAGCGCATCGCCGCTGTGAAAGTTGACTCCAAAGGTATTCGTTTGGCTGACGTTCAAATCGAGGATGGCGGCTTCGATGAACACCGACCGCCGCGGGACATCGAGCTTGTCCACCACTGCACGAAGTGCGGCGTAATCACGCGATGACGAGGTTACGATGATCGAATTGGTCGCCTTGTCGGCGCTCACCTTCAGTGCGCTTTCGAAAATGCTCACGGGCGCACGCGGTGTGCTCGGCTGCGTGCCGCTGCCACTACTACTTGCACCACCTGCAGCCCCCGAGCTTCCAGCCACCATCTCCGTGAGCGTTTTGGCAAGTTCGATGGCATCGGCATTTTGGAGCGAAAAGACGTGAACCTGGCCGTCCGCCGTCTGCGGCACATCCAACTTCTTGACCAGCTCGAGAGTGCGCAAATACGCCTTCTCCGTCGCCACGATGACAATCGTATTGGTGCGTTCGTCCGCCACGATCTTGGCGACGTGAAGATCGCCACTCGGCGCTACCCCCAAAGGGGCGCCTTTTCCGCCCGGGGCGCTGCTGGCCGATGTGGACTTGATATCAAACAAGTCGGTGAGTCGCTGGGCCATCTCGCTCGCCGTTGCGTAATGAATGGGCTCGAGCCATATCTTGTCGCCCGCGCTCGGTACGTCGATTTCGTCGACGATGGTCATCAGACGACGAATGTTGGCCCCGGTGTCCGTGATGATGAGAAGGTTCCCTGGGCCGTGCCACGAGACGTCGGCATCCTTGCTCTTGAATTTCGTGAGTAAATTCGCCACCTCCTCGGGATTGGCATTCCGCAGTCGGTGCATGCGCGTCACGTATCGATCTTCGTGTGGCGCTCCTTCCTGCGGGCCGATGGTCGGTGTCGACTGGGACGCGACACCAGCGGTCTCGACGATTTTCAGGAATTGACCCTGCGGAATCACCGTCAGGCCATTGGTCTCCAAAATCGAAAGAAAGGCCTGATACGCCTCCTCGACCGTGACCTTCGTCGGGGAATACACGCTTGCTTTGATTTTGCGTACCTTGTCCCCAAAGATGAACTTCTTACCGGTTAGCTGCCCGACGACGCGTACGAGCTCCGACAAATCCGCGTCCTCGAGGGCAAACGTCACCCGGTCGCCGGGATGTCGCGGCTCGAACTCCATGCCCTTTTCGAATGGCGGTGGCGGTTTCGCTTCGCCACTGCCTTTGCCTACTGCGGTAACGGGAGGCGGGGAAGGTGGGCTCGGCGTCTGCGCCCGAGCGTCGCGCTCCCAACCGAGG encodes:
- a CDS encoding nuclear transport factor 2 family protein, with translation MPPSNASAHTAPEQAVQAYFKASDQCSSQILRSAFHPAAHMLWLDKAGALHSRAQLPWWRVLDTASPCRPALERTLRIIDREGPMALVEANSRFDTYRFHDYLLVVESPDGWLIADKVFQRLEEGDAAPAPADEAEIRHILDDKIRAAGAHDPALLASTHLEDCIYSAVHAKSGTPYVRESVSEWAAKYAARKARNEDGHEAKWRILHAAGSGTIGHAKLEVVSRGTRYIDHLLLLRTTDGWRIAAAVWGNPAKLTSES
- the gspD gene encoding type II secretion system secretin GspD, which codes for MQKQIHVISLTLATLVLGWERDARAQTPSPPSPPPVTAVGKGSGEAKPPPPFEKGMEFEPRHPGDRVTFALEDADLSELVRVVGQLTGKKFIFGDKVRKIKASVYSPTKVTVEEAYQAFLSILETNGLTVIPQGQFLKIVETAGVASQSTPTIGPQEGAPHEDRYVTRMHRLRNANPEEVANLLTKFKSKDADVSWHGPGNLLIITDTGANIRRLMTIVDEIDVPSAGDKIWLEPIHYATASEMAQRLTDLFDIKSTSASSAPGGKGAPLGVAPSGDLHVAKIVADERTNTIVIVATEKAYLRTLELVKKLDVPQTADGQVHVFSLQNADAIELAKTLTEMVAGSSGAAGGASSSGSGTQPSTPRAPVSIFESALKVSADKATNSIIVTSSSRDYAALRAVVDKLDVPRRSVFIEAAILDLNVSQTNTFGVNFHSGDALGGAGGLLFGGLNPGKSVTPSPEELQGLALGLRGPTIPGSESLFGAGVSIPSFGMTIQALAHNENSDVLSTPHILATDNQKALINIGANIPLQVNPGFSGLGALPGAIPGSPQAAALGSLGGLGALGGGGGARSEVGTKLSITPHVNDSNQVRLEIVEEISAGGDQMGGLGVIPITKRNAETTVVVRDQQTVVIGGLMRTEKTLKEDKIPLLGDIPLVGALFRKTVDVVKKTNLILVLTPYIIRDQDDLRAIYERKLQERQQFLDHHFIFDEKSDYQAPKDYSRTNGLVEFIRQSHLQVAEQKKRDALLEPKKLLTHEPGAPLEVPEPAHAPSANPPAQRIVPHVEP